One window of the Poecilia reticulata strain Guanapo unplaced genomic scaffold, Guppy_female_1.0+MT scaffold_691, whole genome shotgun sequence genome contains the following:
- the LOC103461162 gene encoding coiled-coil domain-containing protein 127-like — MSGTGSTEQDGEGTGGRSRISTLCFAAAGVAVAALYWKNLEAKREKKEMELKIKRNLVYIQRSQWISLKSAFGLFEMPLMEKTKSLKMELRERTELLSLSQLDELEDMLVERQHLFCSYFTPRSCREQLEDEIINKAGRIPAFHKKNVKANLEKIFREDRHCASCLSYLMTGDKRKNGRMMWKQLAYWRRAVRKDKYLSENSTYC, encoded by the exons ATGAGTGGCACCGGCAGCACCGAACAGGATGGAGAGGGAACCGGAGGAAGAAGTCGGATCAgcactttgtgttttgcagcagcaggtgtCGCTGTGGCTGCTCTTT ACTGGAAAAATCTTGaagcaaagagagagaagaaagaaatggaGCTGAAGATCAAAAGAAACCTTGTCTATATTCAACGGAGTCAGTGGATCTCACTGAAAAGTGCTTTCGGCCTTTTTGAAATGCCACtaatggagaaaacaaaatcactaaAAATGGAGCTCAGAGAAAGAACCGAACTACTCAGTTTATCGCAGCTGGATGAGTTGGAGGACATGTTGGTGGAAAGACAACATCTTTTCTGCAGCTACTTTACGCCAAGATCGTGTCgggagcagctggaggacgaGATCATTAACAAAGCTGGTAGGATACCAGCTTTCCACAAGAAGAATGTAAAGGCAAATCTGGAGAAGATCTTCAGAGAAGATCGCCATTGTGCTTCCTGTCTATCATACCTCATGACCGGGGATAAAAGAAAGAATGGAAGAATGATGTGGAAGCAGCTGGCATACTGGAGAAGAGCAGTGAGGAAAGACAAATACTTGAGTGAAAATTCCACTTATTGTTAG